In Streptomyces chartreusis, the following proteins share a genomic window:
- a CDS encoding tetratricopeptide repeat protein has product MTDQVVDTGGVQVSARTSDANQFLGRTRELKELRADIERAGLDTLSGRKAPRARVLLIAGRPGSGRTALAEELVRQVADRYPDGVLRARLTDPDGTPVPVRRTARLLLTALDRPTPPGAPEDDLTAALREALADRRVLLLLDDAAEADQVDALLPDTPECLAVAVSGGPLTGISDVRPCTLGGLDTKSAVEMLSRHAGSVRITVDPRAAEGLVEVCQGQPAALRLAGGWLAARPKSAVADLAKQLRAEGEEGTPLSRIFRLAYTGLPAPAARILRLLSLAPGGLIDPHTASALAGSSVEGAHTTLDDFVALGLLHAVDSPLPQYEVPACLHPLLTALTETQDRPAELQLARARMLERTVRLLQSCRAITETDSPETRQKLLGMPRALRFPNPRAAADWLDIRRPALLASARAAVADGELDTLARRLMSQLVRAMVAHFGTKAAAPDLYDVHALVLDVAQRRNLPREQAAALLNLGDLDVRTGRTREALVRFRAALDAGREGNDPYATGRAMESVGGAHLELGDYDRAADWFGRALAQRQARAERVDEARLYGRIAEAHTYAGRYGEAQRSWRAAVAGHRKNGDVGGHARALSELARVQEYAGRLEESLRTCQEAVDWARRAEDPRLQGALYLRLADTLDRLGDPAAAQLHRGAAERMLGEEPEDSDAAESEPRQEAIEPEPDPNACEIRSASKED; this is encoded by the coding sequence GTGACGGATCAGGTGGTGGACACAGGCGGCGTGCAGGTGTCGGCACGGACCTCCGATGCGAACCAATTCCTGGGCCGCACCCGCGAGTTGAAGGAGCTGCGCGCCGACATCGAGCGCGCGGGCCTGGACACCCTCTCCGGTCGCAAGGCACCACGCGCGCGCGTGCTGCTCATCGCGGGCCGCCCCGGCTCGGGCCGCACCGCCCTCGCCGAGGAACTCGTACGGCAGGTGGCGGACCGCTACCCGGACGGGGTACTGCGCGCCAGGCTCACCGACCCCGACGGCACCCCCGTCCCCGTCCGGCGCACCGCACGCCTGCTGCTCACCGCCCTGGACCGGCCCACCCCGCCCGGCGCCCCCGAGGACGACCTCACGGCAGCCCTGCGCGAGGCCCTCGCCGACCGCCGGGTCCTGCTGCTGCTCGACGACGCCGCCGAGGCCGACCAGGTCGACGCCCTGCTGCCGGACACCCCGGAATGCCTGGCCGTGGCCGTCTCCGGCGGTCCGCTGACCGGGATCTCGGACGTCCGGCCCTGCACGCTCGGCGGCCTCGACACCAAGTCGGCCGTCGAGATGCTGTCCCGGCACGCCGGGTCGGTGCGCATCACCGTCGACCCGCGGGCCGCCGAGGGCCTGGTCGAGGTGTGCCAGGGCCAGCCCGCCGCGCTGCGGCTGGCGGGCGGCTGGCTCGCCGCCCGGCCCAAGTCCGCCGTGGCCGACCTCGCCAAGCAGCTGCGGGCCGAGGGCGAGGAGGGCACTCCGCTCAGCCGGATCTTCCGGCTCGCCTACACCGGCCTGCCCGCCCCGGCCGCCCGCATACTGCGGCTGCTCTCCCTCGCCCCCGGCGGCCTGATCGACCCGCACACCGCCTCCGCGCTCGCCGGCTCCTCGGTGGAGGGCGCCCACACCACCCTGGACGACTTCGTCGCCCTCGGCCTGCTGCACGCCGTCGACTCGCCGCTGCCCCAGTACGAGGTCCCGGCCTGTCTGCACCCGCTGCTCACGGCCCTCACCGAGACCCAGGACCGCCCCGCCGAGCTCCAGCTCGCCCGCGCCCGGATGCTGGAGCGGACCGTACGGCTGCTGCAGTCCTGCCGGGCGATCACCGAGACCGACAGCCCCGAGACCCGGCAGAAGCTCCTCGGCATGCCGCGGGCCCTGCGCTTCCCCAACCCCCGCGCCGCCGCCGACTGGCTCGACATCCGCAGGCCCGCCCTGCTGGCCTCGGCCCGTGCCGCGGTCGCCGACGGGGAGCTGGACACCCTCGCCAGACGGCTGATGTCCCAGCTGGTCAGAGCCATGGTGGCGCACTTCGGCACCAAGGCCGCCGCCCCCGACCTGTACGACGTGCACGCCCTGGTCCTCGACGTGGCGCAGCGCCGCAACCTGCCCCGCGAGCAGGCCGCGGCGCTGCTGAACCTCGGCGACCTCGACGTCCGGACGGGGCGCACCCGGGAGGCGCTGGTGCGGTTCCGGGCCGCGCTGGACGCCGGACGGGAAGGAAATGACCCGTACGCGACCGGTCGCGCGATGGAATCCGTAGGCGGCGCGCATCTGGAGCTCGGGGACTACGACCGGGCCGCCGACTGGTTCGGCCGCGCCCTGGCCCAGCGGCAGGCCCGGGCCGAGCGGGTGGACGAGGCCCGGCTGTACGGCCGTATCGCCGAGGCGCACACCTACGCGGGCCGGTACGGCGAGGCGCAGCGGAGCTGGCGGGCCGCGGTCGCCGGGCACCGCAAGAACGGTGATGTGGGGGGCCACGCACGGGCGTTGAGCGAGCTGGCCCGGGTCCAGGAGTACGCCGGGCGGCTGGAGGAGTCGCTGCGTACCTGCCAGGAGGCGGTGGACTGGGCGCGGCGCGCCGAGGACCCGCGGCTCCAGGGCGCGCTGTATCTGCGGCTCGCCGACACCCTGGACCGCCTGGGCGATCCCGCGGCCGCGCAGCTGCACCGGGGCGCTGCCGAGCGGATGCTGGGAGAGGAGCCCGAGGACTCCGATGCGGCCGAGTCCGAGCCCCGGCAAGAGGCAATCGAGCCGGAACCAGACCCTAACGCCTGCGAAATCCGTAGTGCATCCAAAGAAGATTGA
- the ald gene encoding alanine dehydrogenase, whose amino-acid sequence MIDVKVGIPREVKNNEFRVAITPAGVLELVRHGHQVVIEQGAGVGSSIPDSEYVAAGAQILPTADEVWATADLLLKVKEPIAEEYHRLRKDQTLFTYLHLAASKECTDALIESGTTAIAYETVELPSRALPLLAPMSEVAGRLAPQVGAYHLMRANGGRGVLPGGVPGVLAGRAVVIGGGVSGWNAAQIAIGMGFHVTLLDKDINKLKEADKIFGTKIQTVVSNTLELEKACLEADLVIGAVLIPGAKAPKLVTNELVSRMKPGSVLVDIAIDQGGCFEDSRPTTHAEPTFPVHESVFYCVANMPGAVPNTSTYALTNATLPYIVELANRGWVEALRRDAALAKGLNTHDGKVVYREVAEAHGLEHVDLETLLG is encoded by the coding sequence GTGATCGACGTGAAGGTCGGCATCCCCCGCGAGGTCAAGAACAACGAGTTCCGGGTGGCCATCACCCCCGCCGGCGTGCTGGAGCTGGTGCGCCATGGCCACCAGGTCGTCATCGAGCAGGGCGCCGGTGTCGGCTCGTCGATCCCGGACAGCGAGTACGTGGCCGCCGGTGCCCAGATCCTGCCCACGGCGGACGAGGTGTGGGCCACCGCCGACCTGCTGCTGAAGGTCAAGGAGCCCATCGCCGAGGAGTACCACCGCCTCCGCAAGGACCAGACGCTCTTCACCTACCTGCACCTGGCCGCCTCCAAGGAGTGCACGGACGCCCTGATCGAGTCCGGCACCACGGCCATCGCCTACGAGACGGTCGAGCTGCCCTCCCGGGCCCTGCCGCTGCTCGCCCCGATGTCCGAGGTCGCGGGCCGCCTGGCCCCGCAGGTCGGCGCCTACCACCTGATGCGCGCCAACGGTGGCCGCGGTGTGCTGCCCGGCGGCGTCCCCGGCGTGCTCGCCGGCCGCGCCGTCGTCATCGGCGGCGGTGTCTCCGGCTGGAACGCCGCGCAGATCGCCATCGGCATGGGCTTCCACGTGACCCTGCTCGACAAGGACATCAACAAGCTCAAGGAGGCGGACAAGATCTTCGGTACGAAGATCCAGACCGTCGTCTCCAACACCCTCGAGCTGGAGAAGGCCTGCCTGGAGGCCGACCTCGTCATCGGTGCCGTCCTCATCCCGGGCGCCAAGGCCCCGAAGCTCGTCACCAACGAGCTCGTGTCGCGCATGAAGCCGGGAAGTGTTCTTGTCGACATCGCGATCGACCAGGGCGGTTGCTTCGAGGACTCGCGTCCCACCACGCACGCCGAGCCGACCTTCCCGGTCCACGAGTCGGTCTTCTACTGCGTCGCCAACATGCCGGGCGCGGTGCCCAACACCTCCACCTACGCGCTCACCAATGCGACGCTGCCGTACATCGTCGAGCTGGCCAACCGCGGCTGGGTCGAGGCGCTGCGCCGTGACGCCGCGCTGGCCAAGGGCCTCAACACGCATGACGGCAAGGTCGTTTACCGCGAGGTGGCGGAGGCGCACGGCCTGGAGCACGTGGACCTCGAAACGCTGCTCGGCTGA
- a CDS encoding ParA family protein — MSMDGHHVNAMAGDGSGAPHNHFADYDELPAGHFYDPDAEYEPDPEYAATLAPDAARQRRERIGPTGRPLPYFPIPGPLTDHGPAKIIAMCNQKGGVGKTTSTINLGAALAEYGRRVLLVDFDPQGALSVGLGVNPMELDLTVYNLLMERGMSADEVLLKTAVPNMDLLPSNIDLSAAEVQLVSEVARESTLQRALKPLLPDYDFIVIDCQPSLGLLTVNALTAAHKVIVPLECEFFALRGVALLTETIEKVQERLNPELELDGILATMYDSRTVHSREVLARVVEAFDDHVYHTVIGRTVRFPETTVAGEPITTYASNSVGAAAYRQLAREVLARCHAE; from the coding sequence ATGAGCATGGATGGCCATCACGTGAACGCCATGGCCGGCGACGGAAGTGGCGCGCCCCACAACCACTTCGCCGACTACGACGAACTGCCCGCAGGGCACTTCTACGACCCCGACGCGGAGTACGAGCCCGACCCCGAGTACGCGGCCACGCTCGCGCCCGACGCTGCCCGGCAGCGCCGTGAGCGCATCGGCCCGACCGGGCGCCCGCTGCCGTACTTCCCGATCCCGGGTCCGCTGACCGACCACGGTCCCGCGAAGATCATCGCGATGTGCAACCAGAAGGGCGGCGTCGGCAAGACGACGTCGACCATCAACCTGGGTGCCGCGCTCGCGGAATACGGACGCCGGGTCCTGCTCGTCGACTTCGACCCTCAGGGCGCGCTCTCGGTCGGCCTCGGCGTCAACCCGATGGAGCTCGACCTCACCGTCTACAACCTGCTCATGGAGCGGGGCATGTCGGCGGACGAGGTGCTCCTGAAGACGGCGGTCCCCAACATGGACCTGCTGCCGAGCAACATCGACCTGTCGGCCGCCGAGGTCCAGCTGGTCAGCGAGGTCGCGCGCGAGTCGACGCTCCAGCGCGCGCTGAAGCCGCTGCTGCCCGACTACGACTTCATCGTGATCGACTGCCAGCCCTCGCTCGGCCTGCTCACGGTCAACGCGCTGACGGCCGCCCACAAGGTGATCGTGCCCCTGGAGTGCGAGTTCTTCGCGCTGCGCGGTGTGGCGCTGCTGACCGAGACCATCGAGAAGGTCCAGGAGCGGCTCAACCCGGAGCTGGAGCTCGACGGGATCCTCGCCACGATGTACGACTCGCGCACGGTGCACAGCCGTGAGGTGCTCGCGCGTGTGGTCGAGGCGTTCGACGACCACGTCTACCACACGGTCATCGGACGCACCGTCCGCTTCCCGGAGACCACGGTCGCCGGTGAGCCGATCACCACCTACGCCTCCAACTCCGTCGGTGCCGCCGCCTATCGCCAGCTCGCCAGGGAGGTGCTCGCCCGGTGTCACGCCGAGTGA
- a CDS encoding segregation and condensation protein A: protein MTSNDVPARGAGASGGRRRALGRGPGTVPVSVPGPVAPEPEPELDMEPEVAEVPEAPEVFAVPEAPEVSEVPEVVVPEPQPEPPAVVPEPEPPAPQDGTEAGDGGDDGGVFKVRLANFEGPFDLLLQLISKHKLDVTEVALSKVTDEFMAHIRAMGPDWDLDETTEFLVVAATLLDLKAARLLPSAEVEDEADLALLEARDLLFARLLQYRAYKQIADIFNRRLDEEARRYPRTVGLEPHHAELLPEVVISIGAEGFARLAVKAMQPKPKPQVYVDHIHAPLVSVQEQAGIVVARLKELGEVSFQALVEDTDDTLTVVARFLALLELYREKAVALDQETALGELLVRWTGGEGDEAPMVTDEFDRPPEPPKREEKKA from the coding sequence ATGACCTCGAACGACGTTCCCGCCCGCGGTGCCGGTGCCTCCGGCGGCCGTCGGCGTGCGCTGGGGCGGGGGCCGGGAACGGTGCCGGTTTCCGTGCCGGGTCCTGTCGCTCCGGAGCCCGAGCCGGAGCTGGACATGGAGCCCGAGGTCGCCGAGGTTCCCGAAGCTCCTGAGGTTTTCGCGGTTCCCGAGGCTCCTGAGGTTTCCGAGGTTCCGGAGGTCGTGGTCCCGGAGCCGCAGCCGGAGCCCCCGGCCGTCGTGCCGGAACCCGAGCCCCCCGCCCCGCAGGACGGGACCGAGGCCGGTGACGGCGGTGACGACGGCGGTGTCTTCAAGGTCCGGCTCGCCAACTTCGAGGGCCCCTTCGACCTGCTCCTCCAGCTGATCTCCAAGCACAAGCTGGACGTCACCGAGGTCGCGCTGTCCAAGGTCACCGACGAGTTCATGGCGCACATCCGGGCCATGGGACCGGACTGGGACCTCGACGAGACGACCGAGTTCCTCGTGGTCGCGGCGACCCTGCTCGACCTCAAGGCGGCCCGGCTGCTGCCCTCCGCCGAGGTGGAGGACGAGGCCGACCTCGCGCTGCTGGAGGCCCGGGACCTGCTGTTCGCCCGGCTGCTCCAGTACCGGGCGTACAAGCAGATCGCCGACATCTTCAACCGCCGGCTCGACGAGGAGGCGCGGCGCTATCCACGTACCGTCGGCCTCGAACCGCACCACGCCGAGCTGCTGCCAGAGGTCGTCATCAGCATCGGGGCGGAAGGATTCGCCAGGCTCGCGGTCAAGGCGATGCAGCCCAAGCCCAAGCCGCAGGTCTACGTCGATCACATCCACGCGCCGCTGGTCAGCGTGCAGGAGCAGGCCGGGATCGTCGTCGCGCGGCTGAAGGAACTCGGCGAGGTCAGCTTCCAGGCCCTGGTCGAGGACACCGACGACACCCTGACGGTCGTCGCGCGCTTCCTGGCCCTGCTGGAGCTGTACCGGGAGAAGGCCGTCGCCCTCGACCAGGAGACCGCGCTCGGCGAGCTCCTGGTGCGCTGGACCGGCGGGGAGGGTGACGAGGCGCCGATGGTGACCGACGAGTTCGACCGGCCGCCCGAGCCGCCCAAGCGGGAGGAGAAGAAGGCGTGA
- the scpB gene encoding SMC-Scp complex subunit ScpB, producing the protein MSEETTELPAGLRAVADLDLKPALEAMLMVVDEPATEEHLAKILERPRRQVADALRELADEYAVQGRGFELRFVAGGWRYYTRAEYAPAVERLILDGQTARLTQAALETLAVVAYRQPVSRSRVSAVRGVNCDGVMRTLLQRGLVEEAGAEPETGAILYRTTNYFLERMGLRGLDELPELAPFLPEAEAIEAETQEGVPSFDPDAPDDGPGAPAPRGTDDVDDQTEF; encoded by the coding sequence GTGAGTGAGGAGACCACCGAACTTCCGGCCGGGCTGCGTGCCGTCGCCGACCTCGACCTCAAACCCGCCCTTGAGGCGATGCTCATGGTCGTGGACGAGCCCGCGACCGAGGAGCACCTCGCGAAGATCCTGGAGCGGCCCAGGCGCCAGGTCGCCGACGCCCTGCGGGAGCTCGCCGACGAGTACGCCGTGCAGGGCCGCGGCTTCGAGCTGCGGTTCGTGGCGGGCGGCTGGCGCTACTACACGCGTGCCGAGTACGCCCCGGCCGTGGAACGCCTGATCCTGGACGGGCAGACCGCCCGGCTCACGCAGGCCGCACTGGAGACCCTCGCGGTCGTCGCCTACCGCCAGCCGGTCAGCCGCAGCCGGGTTTCCGCCGTACGCGGAGTCAACTGCGACGGTGTGATGCGCACCCTCCTCCAGCGCGGGCTGGTCGAGGAGGCGGGCGCGGAACCCGAAACAGGTGCGATCCTGTACAGGACGACGAACTACTTCCTGGAGCGGATGGGCCTGCGCGGTCTGGACGAGCTCCCGGAGCTCGCGCCCTTCCTCCCGGAGGCGGAGGCGATCGAGGCCGAGACCCAGGAAGGCGTGCCGTCGTTCGACCCGGACGCTCCCGATGACGGTCCGGGCGCCCCGGCACCACGGGGCACCGACGACGTAGACGACCAGACGGAATTTTGA
- a CDS encoding pseudouridine synthase, translated as MRSSSGRNSSGNNGGSRGGNSGGRGGSSGGRGNFRGAGNNRDDKQGGRPKKPRPEERRYDVGPGATPDGPKSGRGASARGGAKGGPKQSQGTGRGRSAPATSREYDARAEERNRERYAGKKDVKLPKTFPGAEQEGERIQKVLARAGYGSRRACEELIEQARVEVNGEIVLEQGKRVDPEKDEVRVDGLTVATQSYQFFSLNKPAGVVSTMEDNEGRQCLGDYVTNRETRLFHVGRLDTETEGVILLTNHGELAHRLTHPRYGVKKVYLAHIVGPIPRDLGKKLKDGIQLDDGYARADHFRVVEQTGKNYLVEVTLHEGRKHIVRRMLAEAGFPVDKLVRVAFGPITLGDQKSGWLRRLSNTEVGMLMQEVDL; from the coding sequence ATGCGAAGCAGCAGCGGCAGGAACAGCAGCGGAAACAACGGCGGGAGCCGTGGTGGCAACAGCGGCGGCCGCGGCGGAAGCAGCGGTGGCCGCGGTAACTTCCGCGGCGCCGGAAACAACCGCGACGACAAGCAGGGCGGCCGGCCGAAGAAGCCGCGCCCGGAGGAGCGGCGCTACGACGTCGGCCCCGGCGCCACCCCGGACGGTCCGAAGTCGGGGCGCGGCGCCTCGGCGCGCGGCGGCGCCAAGGGCGGCCCCAAGCAGTCCCAGGGCACCGGCCGTGGCCGTTCGGCTCCGGCGACGTCCCGCGAGTACGACGCGCGGGCCGAGGAGCGCAACCGCGAGCGCTACGCCGGCAAGAAGGACGTCAAGCTGCCCAAGACCTTCCCGGGCGCGGAGCAGGAGGGCGAGCGGATCCAGAAGGTCCTCGCCCGCGCGGGCTACGGCTCACGGCGCGCCTGCGAGGAGCTGATCGAGCAGGCCCGGGTCGAGGTCAACGGCGAGATCGTCCTCGAGCAGGGCAAGCGCGTCGACCCGGAGAAGGACGAGGTCAGGGTCGACGGCCTGACGGTCGCGACGCAGTCGTACCAGTTCTTCTCGCTGAACAAGCCCGCCGGCGTCGTGTCGACGATGGAGGACAACGAGGGCCGGCAGTGCCTCGGGGACTACGTCACCAACCGGGAGACGCGGCTCTTCCACGTCGGGCGGCTCGACACCGAGACCGAGGGCGTGATCCTGCTCACCAACCACGGTGAGCTGGCGCACCGGCTGACCCACCCCCGGTACGGCGTGAAGAAGGTCTACCTCGCGCACATCGTGGGCCCGATCCCGCGCGACCTGGGCAAGAAGCTCAAGGACGGCATCCAGCTGGACGACGGTTACGCGCGCGCGGACCACTTCCGGGTCGTCGAGCAGACCGGCAAGAACTACCTGGTCGAGGTCACCCTGCACGAGGGCCGCAAGCACATCGTGCGTCGCATGCTCGCCGAGGCGGGCTTCCCGGTCGACAAGCTGGTGCGCGTCGCCTTCGGGCCGATCA